One stretch of Leptospira mtsangambouensis DNA includes these proteins:
- a CDS encoding rhodanese-like domain-containing protein: protein MNRIALIVLVLVCLVFIVYKLRSTLGVDQSQLKEKIDAGALVVDVRTVAEFQSGHFPGAINIPVDQVSKRLDEFGDKNRSIIVYCASGGRSGSAKSFLESIGYSDVTNAGGLSNMPNP, encoded by the coding sequence TTGAATCGTATTGCGCTAATTGTATTAGTTCTAGTTTGTCTTGTTTTTATTGTTTATAAATTAAGATCCACACTGGGAGTGGACCAGTCTCAATTGAAGGAAAAAATTGATGCCGGTGCTTTGGTTGTTGATGTGAGAACTGTTGCGGAGTTTCAATCTGGACATTTTCCTGGCGCGATTAATATTCCAGTGGACCAAGTCTCCAAACGTTTGGATGAGTTTGGCGATAAAAATAGATCCATCATTGTGTATTGTGCATCAGGTGGTCGGAGCGGGAGTGCAAAATCCTTTTTGGAATCCATTGGATACTCTGATGTTACAAATGCAGGTGGACTCTCCAATATGCCAAATCCATAA
- a CDS encoding phosphoribosyl-AMP cyclohydrolase: protein MIQLPKEKEITIISKPSLNSNEVSLKVMSSDLAQDFVNHFDFTKKQLFIDCDEDALLEIDSSFESGNKRLLWESGSLKFTEEEWNSFQNTIPALSPFLAQDLSGKDLMLAWGKKESLLSAVTTGLGTYYSRSRKGKWVKGEESGHLQNLSAIYVHSNPFFVQYITNQIGAACHTGYYSCFFRELGPNDSVSFVYSNKVGE from the coding sequence ATGATCCAACTTCCAAAAGAAAAAGAGATCACCATCATATCGAAACCTTCTTTAAATTCAAATGAAGTAAGTTTGAAAGTGATGAGTTCCGATCTCGCACAAGATTTTGTAAATCATTTTGATTTTACTAAAAAACAGTTATTTATCGATTGTGATGAAGATGCTTTGTTAGAGATTGATTCCAGCTTTGAAAGTGGCAACAAACGTCTGTTATGGGAATCGGGAAGTTTAAAATTCACGGAAGAAGAATGGAATTCGTTTCAAAATACCATTCCTGCACTTTCTCCCTTCCTAGCACAAGACCTGTCTGGGAAGGACCTAATGTTGGCTTGGGGAAAAAAAGAAAGTCTTCTTTCTGCTGTAACAACTGGGCTTGGAACTTATTATAGTCGTTCTAGAAAAGGAAAGTGGGTGAAAGGGGAAGAGTCGGGACATCTTCAGAACCTTTCAGCGATTTATGTCCATTCTAATCCATTTTTTGTTCAGTACATTACAAACCAAATCGGGGCTGCCTGTCATACTGGATATTATTCTTGTTTTTTTCGAGAGCTTGGACCAAATGATTCTGTTTCGTTCGTCTATTCTAATAAAGTCGGAGAGTGA